From one Tautonia marina genomic stretch:
- a CDS encoding fused DSP-PTPase phosphatase/NAD kinase-like protein translates to MTRKQILRTIARSLAVLAVLLVIFIGWRWTTGNVGTVEPGSIYRSAQLDGDSLSRLIQSRGIRTVLNLRGPNPQSSWYPPEREATLKAGATLIDVPMSSDYWLTPEQADELIALLDSAERPLLIHCQFGSERTGLVSSMATLLRPGSSLAEARAQFSLYYLFLPLEDGLVMQGHLRQYEQWLEAEGRSHDSETFREWIARSYRPGTPNRSLWPYNPYPLRVVTRPEDAAVRH, encoded by the coding sequence ATGACCCGGAAGCAGATCTTACGGACGATCGCCCGAAGCCTGGCGGTCCTGGCGGTGTTGCTCGTGATCTTCATCGGCTGGCGATGGACGACGGGCAACGTCGGCACCGTTGAACCCGGCTCGATCTACCGATCGGCCCAGCTCGACGGCGACTCCCTCTCCCGGCTCATCCAATCCAGGGGGATCCGGACGGTGCTCAACCTCCGGGGGCCGAATCCCCAGTCGTCCTGGTACCCCCCCGAGCGCGAGGCGACTCTGAAGGCCGGCGCCACCCTGATCGACGTGCCGATGTCGTCCGATTACTGGCTCACCCCCGAGCAGGCCGACGAACTGATCGCGCTGCTCGACTCGGCCGAGCGTCCCCTTCTGATCCACTGCCAGTTCGGTTCCGAGCGAACGGGCCTCGTCTCGTCCATGGCGACGTTGCTCCGGCCCGGCAGCTCGCTCGCCGAGGCCAGGGCCCAGTTCTCCCTCTACTATCTGTTTCTCCCTCTGGAGGATGGCTTGGTCATGCAGGGGCACCTGCGGCAATATGAGCAATGGCTCGAAGCCGAAGGCCGCTCGCACGATTCCGAAACCTTCCGCGAATGGATCGCCCGGTCTTACCGACCGGGAACACCGAACCGCTCGCTCTGGCCTTACAACCCGTACCCGCTCCGCGTCGTCACCCGGCCCGAAGACGCGGCGGTTCGCCACTGA
- a CDS encoding acyl-CoA thioesterase — protein MPESHEIEIRVRYAETDRMGLLHHANYLVYFEMGRTELLRSRGVSYRDVEDSGFLLVLVDLGCKYKRPARYDDVLTLRTSVERVTHVKIVHRYELRRDDELLAEGHSTLACIDRTGRPQPLPALLRGGEQGDPA, from the coding sequence ATGCCGGAAAGTCACGAGATTGAGATCCGGGTCCGCTATGCCGAGACCGACCGGATGGGCCTGCTCCACCACGCCAACTATCTCGTCTACTTCGAGATGGGCCGGACCGAACTGCTCCGAAGCCGAGGGGTTTCCTACCGAGACGTGGAAGACTCCGGTTTTCTGCTGGTGCTCGTTGATCTTGGCTGCAAGTACAAGCGCCCGGCCCGCTACGACGACGTCTTGACCCTTCGCACCTCCGTCGAGCGGGTCACGCACGTCAAGATTGTCCACCGCTACGAATTACGGCGCGACGACGAACTTCTGGCCGAGGGACACTCGACCCTCGCCTGTATCGATCGAACCGGGCGTCCGCAGCCCCTGCCGGCCTTGCTTCGGGGGGGAGAGCAGGGCGATCCAGCCTGA
- a CDS encoding DUF1592 domain-containing protein, with the protein MSYRHRPPFLVTTLLFTLLIALPTVRADDELAAVSDTYKDRIVPLLKTYCYSCHSNDKQEAGLNLEAYPDVDSIVKDRAQWENIQYFIEDGDMPPVDVEPRPLEEEARELTEWIEATLSQIDCNLVEPGSVTLRRLNRAEYNFTIQDLLGLDFQPADDFPADDVGYGFDNIGDVLTLDPLLLEKYLAAAEEISRRAIDVAGPGPGKTIMYYNRLLRDKGGNPLGDDQILTSNGELTIEHTFPSDGRYFLKVRAYGHQAGPEPVKMAIRLDGETVKEFDVEAKDKHRTYDVPVPVQAGTRRFSVAFLNDYYKPDAEDPNERGDRNLIINRLEVQGPTDPVASVDLAKLKDEAGGKDYRGLGRILATHGEVAFDHSFDHDGEYRIRVRAFGQQAGPDPARMGIKIDGATVDVADVTATEDDPGTYEARLLVSKGNRSVALAFLNDYYNTDHSDESLRGDRNLILDHVQIVGPVESYYAALPDAHRRIIAEPALSGSYEQVARKSIHRFANRAFRRPASQHEVERLMDLFRLVRRDGGSFEEAMQLAVQAVLVSPHFLFRVEYGSAPDPNAPEGVAPLSDWELASRLSYFLWSSMPDEPLFRAAFEGKLRDPSELERQTLRMLADPKASRFIERFAGQWLQIQNLATVNPDPARFPDFDNSLREAMRRETELFFEAVVREDRSILDLLDANETFLNERLARHYGIPDVTGDEFRRVSLPADSPRGGVLTHASILTITSNPTRTSPVKRGKYILDQILGTPPPPPPPDVPELEEGPELTGTLRERMQQHSENPSCASCHKRMDPLGFGFENFDAIGRWRGQDGGATIDASGTLPGGESFQGPADLKSLLKARSDEFARTLTENLMTYALGRGLEYFDRCAVDRILADLDRHDSRFGRLVVDIVTSDAFRMRKTEGGE; encoded by the coding sequence ATGAGTTATCGGCATCGACCGCCTTTTCTCGTCACCACCTTGCTGTTCACCCTGCTGATCGCCTTGCCAACGGTCCGAGCCGACGACGAACTGGCTGCCGTTTCCGACACTTACAAAGACCGCATTGTCCCTCTGCTCAAGACCTATTGCTATTCCTGCCATAGCAACGACAAGCAGGAAGCCGGGCTGAACCTCGAAGCCTATCCCGACGTGGACTCGATCGTGAAAGATCGCGCCCAGTGGGAGAATATCCAGTATTTCATCGAAGACGGCGATATGCCGCCGGTCGATGTCGAGCCCAGGCCCCTGGAGGAAGAGGCTCGCGAACTGACCGAGTGGATCGAGGCCACGCTGTCTCAGATCGATTGCAATCTCGTTGAGCCCGGCAGCGTCACCCTCCGTCGCCTCAACCGCGCCGAATACAACTTCACGATCCAGGACTTGCTGGGCCTCGATTTTCAGCCCGCCGACGACTTTCCGGCCGATGACGTCGGTTACGGCTTCGACAATATCGGCGATGTGCTGACCCTCGACCCGCTCTTGCTGGAGAAATACCTGGCCGCCGCCGAGGAGATCAGTCGACGAGCCATCGACGTTGCCGGCCCTGGCCCCGGCAAGACCATCATGTATTACAACCGATTGCTCCGCGACAAGGGGGGCAATCCGCTCGGCGACGATCAAATCCTCACCTCCAACGGTGAGCTGACAATCGAACACACCTTCCCCAGTGACGGGCGCTACTTTCTGAAGGTTCGCGCCTACGGTCATCAGGCCGGACCCGAGCCGGTGAAAATGGCCATCCGGCTCGATGGCGAAACCGTCAAGGAGTTCGACGTCGAGGCGAAGGACAAGCACCGAACCTACGACGTCCCCGTGCCCGTTCAGGCCGGGACGAGACGCTTTTCCGTTGCCTTTCTCAACGACTACTACAAGCCCGACGCGGAAGACCCGAACGAGCGAGGCGATCGGAATCTGATCATCAATCGCCTCGAAGTCCAGGGGCCGACCGATCCGGTCGCCTCGGTCGACCTCGCCAAGCTCAAGGACGAGGCCGGTGGCAAGGACTATCGCGGGCTCGGTCGCATCCTCGCCACGCACGGCGAAGTTGCCTTCGACCATTCCTTCGATCACGACGGCGAATACCGCATCCGCGTCCGAGCCTTTGGCCAGCAGGCCGGACCCGACCCCGCCCGCATGGGCATCAAGATCGACGGCGCAACCGTCGATGTGGCCGATGTGACCGCAACCGAGGATGACCCTGGCACGTACGAGGCTCGCCTTCTCGTCTCCAAGGGAAATCGCTCGGTGGCCCTGGCGTTTCTCAACGACTATTACAACACCGATCACTCCGACGAGAGCCTTCGAGGCGACCGCAACCTGATCCTCGACCACGTCCAGATCGTCGGGCCGGTCGAGTCGTACTATGCCGCGCTTCCGGACGCTCACCGGCGGATCATCGCCGAACCGGCCCTGAGCGGCTCGTATGAACAGGTCGCCCGCAAAAGCATCCACCGTTTCGCCAATCGCGCCTTTCGCCGCCCAGCCTCCCAGCATGAGGTCGAGCGCCTGATGGACCTGTTCCGCCTGGTGCGTCGGGATGGCGGCTCCTTCGAGGAAGCCATGCAACTGGCCGTACAGGCGGTTCTTGTCTCGCCTCACTTCCTCTTTCGCGTCGAGTATGGATCGGCTCCCGACCCCAACGCCCCCGAAGGTGTCGCGCCGCTGAGCGATTGGGAACTGGCTTCCCGACTCTCCTACTTCCTTTGGTCGAGCATGCCCGACGAGCCCCTGTTTCGGGCCGCCTTCGAGGGGAAGCTCCGCGACCCGAGCGAGCTGGAACGACAGACCCTCCGCATGCTTGCCGACCCGAAGGCCTCTCGCTTCATCGAACGCTTCGCCGGCCAGTGGCTCCAGATTCAAAACCTGGCAACGGTCAATCCTGACCCTGCCCGGTTCCCCGACTTCGACAACTCGCTCCGCGAGGCCATGCGGCGCGAAACGGAACTGTTCTTCGAGGCGGTCGTCCGCGAAGACCGCAGTATTCTCGACCTGCTCGACGCGAACGAGACCTTCCTCAACGAACGCCTCGCCCGGCACTACGGCATTCCGGACGTGACCGGCGACGAGTTCCGCCGCGTCTCCCTGCCCGCCGACTCACCGAGGGGTGGCGTTCTGACCCACGCGAGCATCCTGACGATCACCTCGAACCCGACCCGGACCTCCCCCGTCAAGCGCGGGAAGTACATCCTCGATCAGATCCTCGGCACGCCTCCTCCTCCGCCTCCTCCCGACGTTCCCGAGCTGGAGGAAGGCCCCGAGCTGACCGGAACGCTCCGCGAACGGATGCAGCAGCACAGCGAGAACCCCTCCTGTGCCTCGTGCCACAAGCGCATGGACCCGCTCGGCTTCGGCTTCGAGAACTTCGACGCCATCGGCCGCTGGCGCGGTCAGGACGGCGGGGCCACGATCGACGCCTCCGGAACCTTGCCGGGTGGCGAGTCCTTCCAGGGGCCGGCCGACCTGAAGTCTCTGCTCAAGGCCCGAAGCGACGAGTTCGCCCGGACCCTGACCGAAAATCTCATGACTTACGCACTCGGGCGCGGGCTCGAGTACTTCGATCGATGCGCCGTTGACCGCATCCTGGCCGATCTCGACCGGCACGATTCCCGGTTTGGTCGCCTGGTCGTGGACATCGTCACGAGCGACGCCTTCCGCATGCGGAAGACCGAAGGAGGCGAATAA
- a CDS encoding DUF1552 domain-containing protein: MFSLSRRTALKGLGTAMALPWLEAMAPAAGLASRPGGKVAPTRMAFLYVPNGAHMQEWTPEQLGADFTLPRILEPLNPYKQDLLVLSGLAQDMARAHGNGGGDHARSMACFLTGVHPVKTNGADIRAGVSVDQVAAAAMGYHTRLPSLELGIDPSAQSGNCDSGYSCAYSSNISWRTPTQPVPKEINPRLVFERLFGNDDAEQLSERRRRYNKSVLDLVADDAKQLHNRLGVNDRRKVDEYLGSVREIERRLVAAEQKRIEEVERPDDIVKPEGVPKDNQDHIRLILDMLVLAFQTDSTRIATMVFANEGSNKSYNWINVPDGHHYLSHHQGDAEKQDKIARINLFHVEQLAYFLGRLKEIPEGDGTLLDHSMILYGSGIGDGNRHNHNELPLVLAGGGCGTITTGRHVRYEENTPLNNLYLSMLDRMDTPIDELGDSTGRLDQLDG, encoded by the coding sequence ATGTTCTCCCTCTCTCGACGAACCGCCCTGAAGGGCCTGGGAACCGCGATGGCCTTGCCCTGGCTCGAAGCCATGGCCCCGGCCGCCGGTCTTGCCTCACGACCCGGCGGCAAGGTCGCCCCGACCCGGATGGCGTTCCTCTACGTCCCCAACGGCGCGCACATGCAAGAGTGGACCCCCGAGCAACTCGGGGCCGACTTCACCTTGCCTCGCATCCTCGAACCGTTAAACCCGTACAAGCAGGATCTGCTCGTTCTGAGCGGTCTGGCCCAGGATATGGCTCGCGCCCACGGCAACGGCGGCGGCGACCATGCCCGGTCGATGGCCTGCTTCCTCACCGGCGTCCATCCGGTCAAGACCAACGGAGCCGACATCCGCGCCGGGGTCTCGGTCGATCAGGTGGCCGCTGCGGCAATGGGCTACCACACTCGTTTGCCGTCCCTCGAACTCGGCATCGACCCCAGCGCCCAGTCCGGCAACTGCGACTCGGGCTATAGCTGCGCCTACTCCTCGAACATCTCGTGGCGGACCCCCACCCAGCCGGTCCCGAAGGAAATCAACCCTCGCCTGGTCTTCGAGCGCCTCTTCGGCAACGACGACGCCGAGCAGCTCAGCGAACGTCGCCGCCGCTACAACAAGAGCGTCCTCGACCTCGTCGCCGACGATGCGAAGCAGCTCCACAACCGCCTCGGCGTCAATGACCGCCGCAAGGTCGACGAGTACCTCGGCTCCGTCCGGGAAATCGAGCGCCGGCTCGTCGCCGCCGAGCAGAAGCGGATCGAGGAGGTCGAGCGCCCCGACGACATCGTCAAGCCCGAAGGGGTGCCGAAGGACAATCAGGATCACATCCGATTGATCCTCGATATGCTTGTCCTCGCCTTCCAGACCGACTCGACCCGCATCGCCACGATGGTCTTCGCCAACGAGGGCAGCAACAAGTCGTACAACTGGATCAACGTCCCCGACGGCCACCACTACCTCTCGCACCACCAGGGTGACGCCGAGAAACAGGACAAGATCGCCCGGATCAACCTCTTCCACGTCGAGCAACTGGCCTACTTCCTCGGTCGGCTCAAGGAGATTCCGGAAGGGGATGGCACCCTGCTCGATCACTCGATGATCCTCTACGGCTCCGGCATCGGCGACGGCAACCGCCACAATCACAACGAGCTTCCCCTCGTGTTGGCCGGCGGCGGCTGCGGCACCATCACCACCGGTCGTCACGTCCGCTACGAAGAGAACACCCCGCTCAACAACCTCTATCTCTCGATGCTCGACCGCATGGACACCCCCATCGACGAGTTGGGCGACAGCACCGGACGCCTCGATCAGCTTGACGGCTGA
- a CDS encoding NAD(P)H-hydrate dehydratase — protein sequence MSVDVERITAIPSLPKRSSDAHKGQFGHVLVVAGGRGMAGAAGLVGAAALRSGAGLVRVASPSEVQPVVATFEPSYMTYPLPQDSEGLIDFPAAAPTLGRLIDPADVLAIGPGLGRSRGLDSMVRWIAEEGTTPAVIDADALNALVETPELLRSVSRPIVVTPHPGEFARMIGSTVAEVQADRERKAVAFAAGVEHLVVVLKGHATIVTDGRRVFVNQTGNPGMATGGAGDVLTGVIAALIGQGLAPFEAAVLGVHAHGLAGDIARSHSGEVGLIAGDIVDALADSFEALGALG from the coding sequence ATGAGCGTTGACGTGGAACGAATCACCGCCATCCCCAGCCTTCCCAAGCGATCGAGCGACGCCCACAAGGGGCAATTCGGTCATGTGCTGGTGGTTGCGGGCGGGCGAGGCATGGCCGGTGCGGCCGGATTGGTGGGGGCTGCGGCCCTGCGGTCGGGAGCGGGCCTGGTGCGGGTGGCCTCGCCGTCGGAGGTGCAGCCGGTCGTCGCCACCTTCGAGCCGAGCTACATGACCTATCCCTTGCCGCAGGACAGCGAGGGGTTGATCGACTTCCCCGCCGCCGCCCCGACTCTGGGCCGCCTGATCGACCCAGCCGATGTGCTGGCGATCGGCCCCGGCCTGGGACGATCGCGAGGGCTGGACTCGATGGTCCGCTGGATCGCCGAGGAAGGAACGACTCCGGCGGTCATCGACGCCGACGCCCTGAACGCTCTGGTTGAGACGCCGGAACTGCTCCGATCCGTGTCTCGACCGATCGTCGTGACGCCCCATCCCGGCGAGTTTGCCCGGATGATCGGCTCGACCGTCGCCGAGGTCCAGGCCGATCGCGAGCGGAAGGCCGTGGCCTTTGCCGCGGGAGTCGAACACCTGGTGGTGGTATTGAAAGGGCACGCGACGATCGTGACCGATGGCCGCCGGGTCTTCGTCAACCAGACGGGCAACCCCGGCATGGCCACGGGAGGCGCGGGGGACGTCTTGACCGGCGTGATCGCCGCGTTGATCGGCCAGGGACTTGCTCCGTTCGAGGCCGCGGTGCTTGGGGTTCACGCTCACGGCCTGGCGGGCGACATCGCACGGTCGCACAGCGGAGAGGTCGGCCTGATCGCCGGAGACATCGTCGATGCGCTGGCGGATTCGTTCGAAGCGCTCGGGGCCCTTGGCTGA
- the larB gene encoding nickel pincer cofactor biosynthesis protein LarB, giving the protein MDAHDLKTLLDAVRSGTVSPEEAERKIRWPSPFEKVGEYATIDHHRRLRCGFPEVVFGQNKTAEHIEGILRVMIRQGEGCLVTRVAPDAAEHLKQAFPEGEHNAIGRTFRVRQKGSEPERLGVVRIVTGGTSDLPVAEEAKVTAEAWNCDVALISDVGVAGIHRLLGRLDELQGADVLVAVAGMEAALPSVLGGLTDCPIIGVPTSVGYGAHFGGLASLLGMLNSCSSNVVTVNIDAGFNGGHVAALIARRAALARLGRSPNEGIDPNGGTPAADLPNEDRRAHA; this is encoded by the coding sequence ATGGACGCGCACGACCTGAAAACCCTGCTCGACGCGGTCCGATCGGGGACCGTCTCTCCCGAAGAGGCCGAGCGCAAGATTCGTTGGCCTTCTCCGTTTGAGAAGGTGGGCGAATACGCCACCATTGACCACCACCGCCGCCTGCGATGCGGGTTTCCCGAAGTGGTCTTCGGCCAGAACAAGACGGCCGAGCACATCGAAGGGATTCTCCGGGTCATGATTCGACAGGGGGAAGGCTGCCTGGTCACCCGGGTGGCTCCCGACGCAGCCGAGCATCTGAAACAGGCCTTCCCCGAGGGGGAACACAACGCCATCGGTCGCACCTTCCGCGTCCGCCAGAAGGGTTCCGAACCGGAACGGCTGGGGGTCGTCCGGATCGTGACCGGGGGAACGAGCGATCTGCCCGTGGCCGAGGAAGCGAAGGTAACGGCCGAAGCCTGGAACTGCGACGTGGCCCTGATTTCCGATGTCGGCGTGGCCGGCATCCACCGCCTGCTCGGCCGGCTCGACGAGTTGCAAGGGGCCGATGTGCTGGTGGCCGTCGCCGGCATGGAAGCGGCCTTGCCGAGCGTGCTGGGGGGGTTGACCGACTGTCCCATTATCGGCGTCCCGACGAGCGTCGGCTACGGCGCCCACTTCGGCGGCCTGGCGTCGTTGCTGGGGATGCTCAACAGTTGCTCGTCGAACGTGGTGACCGTGAACATTGACGCCGGCTTCAACGGAGGCCACGTGGCCGCCTTGATCGCCCGGCGAGCGGCCCTGGCCCGGCTCGGCCGATCCCCGAACGAAGGGATCGACCCGAACGGCGGAACACCGGCCGCGGACTTGCCGAACGAGGATCGGAGAGCTCACGCATGA
- a CDS encoding YfaP family protein, which translates to MTPEHREDAQRVDPLGSSPATDSIAATGPGNAPSSARSGTATAVASRAARLRRSITPLVRLKGRRTILDTPEEEAERKPLLETLLVGWTGSVIVHAALVALLVLLVILLPQEKPRVAFETEVGSSFGDEDGLDRIGGFDDELTLELDPTEITPEPLMPELITGLDVNRELVQTDPSRSEVGGSTGIGGGEFGTARFGEGLETIQGVEVKVGDPQFTLIWESAADLDLHVIEPGGSHIYWAQRQGKNAGELDVDDTDGFGPENIYWLDPDADGGEKIKGQGPSGVYHWYVHYYGPPGGFGGKVVPTRWKVRVKHAGEVSVFEGTLRRINQRSDVRSLRVGSTDDS; encoded by the coding sequence ATGACCCCGGAGCACCGCGAAGACGCCCAGCGAGTCGATCCCCTCGGCTCGTCCCCGGCAACCGACTCGATCGCCGCAACCGGCCCCGGAAACGCTCCGTCCTCGGCGCGATCCGGAACGGCCACCGCGGTGGCCTCGCGCGCCGCCCGATTGCGGCGATCGATCACCCCCCTGGTGCGCCTCAAGGGGCGTCGGACGATCCTCGACACCCCCGAGGAGGAGGCCGAACGCAAGCCCTTGCTGGAAACCTTGCTCGTCGGCTGGACCGGGTCGGTGATCGTCCATGCAGCGCTGGTCGCCTTGCTTGTCTTGCTGGTTATTCTGTTGCCCCAGGAAAAACCAAGAGTCGCCTTTGAAACCGAGGTCGGCTCTTCGTTCGGTGACGAGGACGGCCTCGACCGGATCGGCGGCTTCGACGACGAGCTGACCCTCGAACTCGACCCGACCGAGATCACCCCCGAGCCCCTCATGCCCGAACTCATCACCGGGCTCGACGTGAACCGCGAACTCGTTCAGACCGATCCCAGCCGATCGGAGGTGGGCGGATCGACCGGCATCGGCGGCGGAGAGTTCGGCACCGCCCGGTTCGGTGAAGGACTGGAGACGATCCAGGGGGTCGAGGTCAAGGTTGGCGACCCGCAGTTTACCTTGATCTGGGAATCGGCCGCCGACCTCGACCTGCACGTCATCGAGCCCGGCGGCTCGCACATCTACTGGGCCCAACGTCAGGGGAAGAACGCCGGCGAGCTCGACGTGGACGACACCGACGGTTTCGGCCCGGAAAATATCTACTGGCTTGACCCAGACGCCGACGGCGGCGAGAAAATCAAAGGGCAGGGGCCTTCCGGTGTCTATCACTGGTACGTCCACTATTACGGTCCCCCCGGCGGCTTCGGCGGCAAGGTCGTCCCGACCCGATGGAAGGTCCGCGTCAAGCACGCGGGCGAGGTCTCGGTCTTCGAGGGAACCCTTCGCCGGATCAACCAGCGCAGCGATGTTCGCAGCCTTCGCGTGGGATCGACCGACGATTCTTGA
- a CDS encoding twin-arginine translocation signal domain-containing protein, whose translation MVTTSRRQFLQAGLGLAATSGLALPTLAAQEAGDRPKQADSVRVLNPKTRVPLSFIIDDSTCLVNLAHFCIPQFAEVFPDQYKQPWQELPREIPDSFVRSFGEWCHEHGVKGKYSIVPYPACVGWIDREMPGWSRKQLEDSLELVRTLMMPDWDIHPEMITHTWAINTRTGRPYEERSERFMENWGFSVGKSVDELTDYFSYALRLLKNAGLPCEGVTTPGGFGTRVLPEISQATFESVRDVFGAEIPHYFRHLYTDDRSVAPRIEYASGLDGDDPRCVVSIIGCTGDWFGGWDGLTPGSVDQFITEDLKGGRLPEVIDRGEPAILVCHWPGIYYNGDELGFTIFKEIVARLNAAYDNLIWMKNSEIARYWAARELTTLVADADHVSFRAPYACPGFTVEVDGPRSGRPTLQYADGTSIPLREVRGPLQLDSGTWCRSDSGVILCFDLTKGASSLSWKADA comes from the coding sequence ATGGTGACGACCTCTCGCCGCCAGTTTCTCCAGGCCGGTCTCGGCCTGGCCGCAACCTCGGGCCTTGCCTTGCCAACGCTCGCTGCCCAGGAAGCGGGCGATCGACCGAAGCAGGCCGACTCGGTGCGCGTCCTGAACCCGAAGACGCGAGTTCCCCTGAGCTTCATCATCGACGACTCGACCTGCCTGGTGAACCTCGCCCACTTCTGCATCCCTCAGTTCGCCGAGGTCTTCCCCGATCAGTACAAGCAGCCCTGGCAAGAGCTTCCCCGAGAGATTCCCGACTCCTTCGTCCGATCGTTCGGCGAGTGGTGCCACGAGCACGGCGTGAAAGGCAAGTACAGCATCGTTCCCTATCCGGCCTGTGTCGGCTGGATCGACCGCGAGATGCCCGGCTGGTCGCGCAAGCAACTCGAAGACAGCCTGGAACTCGTTCGCACCCTGATGATGCCCGACTGGGACATCCACCCCGAGATGATCACCCACACCTGGGCCATCAACACCAGAACCGGCCGCCCGTACGAGGAGCGTTCCGAACGCTTCATGGAGAACTGGGGGTTCAGCGTTGGAAAATCGGTCGATGAACTGACCGATTATTTCTCCTACGCTCTCCGATTGCTCAAGAACGCTGGTCTGCCGTGCGAAGGGGTCACGACCCCGGGGGGATTCGGTACGCGAGTCCTCCCCGAGATCTCGCAGGCCACCTTCGAATCGGTCCGAGACGTCTTCGGGGCCGAGATCCCGCACTACTTCCGCCACCTCTACACCGACGACCGCAGCGTCGCCCCTCGGATTGAGTACGCCTCGGGCCTCGATGGCGACGACCCGCGTTGCGTTGTCTCGATCATCGGCTGCACCGGCGACTGGTTCGGCGGTTGGGATGGCCTGACCCCCGGCTCGGTCGATCAGTTCATCACCGAGGATTTGAAGGGCGGACGCCTTCCCGAAGTCATCGACCGCGGCGAACCGGCCATCCTCGTCTGTCACTGGCCGGGTATCTACTACAACGGCGATGAGCTTGGTTTCACCATCTTCAAGGAAATCGTCGCCCGCCTGAACGCTGCCTACGACAACCTGATCTGGATGAAGAACAGCGAGATCGCCCGCTACTGGGCCGCCCGAGAGTTGACCACCCTCGTTGCCGACGCCGATCACGTCTCCTTCCGCGCTCCGTATGCCTGCCCAGGGTTCACCGTCGAAGTCGATGGCCCCCGCTCGGGACGTCCGACGCTCCAGTACGCCGACGGCACTTCCATTCCCCTTCGAGAAGTCCGCGGGCCGCTCCAACTCGACTCCGGAACCTGGTGCCGCTCCGACTCGGGTGTGATTCTCTGTTTCGACCTGACGAAAGGTGCATCCTCCCTTTCCTGGAAGGCCGACGCCTGA
- a CDS encoding sigma-70 family RNA polymerase sigma factor, giving the protein MTEIQDPEEFRAGRADPNVRDSRAFGEYRDYLLTLARVQVSVDLRARIDLSDLVQETLCEALRDLPRHRGRSRAEMMGWLRSLLRFNLIDRLRRLRLERRVVSFDGDLDRTSHGMMGVMRASRSTPEARAAREEDALVLAGFLAQLSPPQAEAIVLKHCQGMSVAEISRHMNRTPDAVGGLLRHGMRRLRELMPQEG; this is encoded by the coding sequence ATGACCGAGATCCAGGACCCGGAGGAGTTCCGCGCGGGCCGCGCCGATCCGAACGTCCGAGATTCAAGGGCGTTCGGCGAATACCGCGACTACCTGCTGACGCTGGCCCGCGTGCAGGTTTCGGTCGATCTCCGGGCCCGAATTGACCTCTCTGACCTGGTCCAGGAGACCCTCTGCGAGGCCCTCCGTGACCTTCCTCGGCATCGGGGCCGAAGCCGAGCCGAGATGATGGGCTGGCTCCGCAGCCTGCTCCGGTTCAACCTGATCGATCGTCTTCGCAGGCTCCGACTGGAACGGCGGGTTGTGTCCTTCGATGGTGATCTGGACCGGACCTCCCACGGGATGATGGGCGTGATGCGGGCCAGCCGGTCGACGCCGGAGGCACGGGCCGCCCGAGAGGAGGACGCCCTCGTCCTGGCCGGATTCCTCGCCCAGCTTTCCCCACCGCAGGCCGAGGCGATTGTCTTGAAGCATTGCCAGGGAATGTCGGTCGCGGAGATCAGTCGGCACATGAACCGGACCCCCGACGCGGTTGGAGGGTTGCTCCGGCATGGGATGCGGCGGCTCCGTGAGCTGATGCCCCAGGAGGGTTGA